The Drosophila nasuta strain 15112-1781.00 chromosome 2L, ASM2355853v1, whole genome shotgun sequence genome window below encodes:
- the LOC132798900 gene encoding uncharacterized protein LOC132798900 isoform X2, protein MMKKVFFTRKPKAKKKNLGPCTPVRTIRTLTMAGNIEQRPWTPTVRTGRIAAETSNPGPAIVTLPTLIGSKVPDSKKKGAPSYTFGHKLTSRDETTGPGPAQYNVSGLRPKGKDHPRAATLQSRPKELSCFVNPGPGEYDVLPASKAVIDATPKYTFGKKPASAKFQLIPGPNHYQVVPLDVIKPRAPRYSFRIKVNVYLVNNPAPNSYCPEKVTQSRKNAPRYTFGRRTKIQHDLNTPAPGAYCPEKVKLSKTPEFSFGIKHHELRPDYTPAPGTYSPEKSKLHATPAFSIKGKATHDVVDATPAPGAYEPEKCVLSKTPAYSFGQRVQVTKTQDTPAPGTYQPEKVRLDYAPAYTLTGRHELKTVSFTPAPGSYAPEKYRTDHTPAFSFGGKHEQRLDSFTPAPGDYCPEKVRHDHNPAYSFAGRHDTLKTSETPSPGTYDLAKVRLDHNPAFSFAGRHDLQKPSETPAPGAYYPEKVRQDHNPAFSMAGKHDQKILNGTPAPGDYSPEKSRLDHTPAYSFGGRNDPKVENNTPAPGDYHPEKVRLDHNPAFSFAGRHDLQKPSETPAPGAYSPEKVRQDHNPAFSMAGKHDPKILNGTPAPGDYSPEKSRLDHTPAFSFASRYDLQKPSETPAPGAYYPEKVRQDHNPAFSLGGKHDAKITNGTPAPGDYSPEKSKLDHSPAYTFGGKNEPKVENHTPAPGDYHPEKVRLDHNPAFSFAGRHNLHKTSDTPAPGAYSPEKVRQDHNPAFSMAGKHDPKIVNETPAPGDYSPEKSRLDHNPAFSFGGRHDLQKPSDTPAPGAYSPGKVRQDYNPAFSMAGKHDPKIVNGTPAPGDYSPEKARLDHNPAYSFGGRNDHKIDNNTPAPGDYHPEKVRLDHNPAFSFGGRHDLQKPSDTPAPGAYSPEKVRQDHNPAFSMAGKHDPKILNGTPAPGDYSPEKSRIDHSPAFSFAGRHDLYKPSETPAPGAYYPEKVRQDHNPAFSLGGKHDPKISNDTPAPGDYSPEKSKLDNTPAYTFGGRNDPKIENNTPAPGDYHPEKVRLDHNPAFSFAGRHDLQKPSETPAPGAYYPEKVRQDHNPAFSLGGKHDPKISNDTPAPGDYSPEKSRLDHTPAYSFGGRNNPKIENITPAPGDYHPEYVRLDHNPAFSFAGRHDLQKPSETPAPGAYYPEKVRQDHNPAFSLGGKYDPKISNDTPAPGDYSPEKSKLDNTPAFTFGGRNDPKVKNNTPAPGDYHPEKVRLDHNPAFSFAGRHDLQKPSDTPAPGAYSPEKVRQDHNPAFSMAGKHDPKLQNGTPAPGDYSPEKSRLDHTPAFSFAGRHDLHKPSETPAPGAYYPEKVRQDHNPAFSIAGKHDPKLVNGTPAPGDYSPEKTRLDHTPAYSFGGKNDPKIENPTPAPGDYHPEKVRLDHNPAFSFAGRHDLHKPSDTPAPGTYSPEKVRQDHNPAFSMAGKHDPKISNDTPAPGDYSPEKTRLDHTPAYTFGGKYDPKVDNHQPAPCDYSPEKVRLDHTPAYTIAGRTIIEHVSHTPAPCDYRPENCQLDGTPAFTFGMKLHREYISDTPAPTAYEPEKHTQNTPAFTFGTKTEIKVSTDAPAPGYYHPEQCKLVSSPAYSFGIKTLPMPPIPVRGNGIDSTAKTTTTTTTTVTEKSIVNGLNAAASQGDQETTKTITTKHSSNTNGTICTDFKPTKNTSTTTTTTTTTKTLANEDGQRGKSVQTTLHHSASGHFQGDNMQVTARGTADATTNKSANTSTRTVVQKDGSIVTSSQTTRSSRVKYAVEASSVQEKIISS, encoded by the exons atgatGAAAAAA gTATTCTTTACACGGAAACCCAAGGCTAAGAAGAAGAATCTGGGACCCTGTACGCCCGTGAGGACAATACGTACTCTCACAATGGCCGGCAACATCGAACAGCGTCCGTGGACACCAACTGTGCGCACTGGCAGAATTGCCGCAGAAACCTCTAATCCGGGACCAGCCATAGTCACATTGCCCACTCTTATAG GCAGCAAAGTACCGGACTCAAAGAAAAAGGGCGCTCCCTCGTATACGTTTGGTCACAAACTAACCAGCCGGGATGAGACAACAGGACCTGGTCCGGCTCAGTACAATGTGTCGGGCCTACGACCGAAAGGTAAAGATCATCCACGGGCGGCAACCTTACAGAGTCGCCCCAAAGAGCTAAGCTGTTTTGTGAATCCCGGACCTGGGGAATACGATGTCCTGCCAGCGTCCAAGGCTGTCATAGATGCCACGCCCAAGTATACATTTGGCAAGAAGCCAGCGAGCGCAAAGTTTCAATTAATACCAG GTCCCAACCATTATCAAGTGGTGCCACTTGATGTTATTAAGCCGCGCGCGCCTCGATATTCCTTTCGCATTAAGGTTAACGTATACCTAGTTAACAATCCAG CGCCAAATAGCTATTGTCCTGAAAAGGTCACGCAATCAAGAAAGAATGCGCCACGTTACACATTTGGTAGACGAACAAAAATCCAACACGATCTGAATACACCAG CTCCGGGCGCATATTGTCCTGAAAAGGTAAAGCTGAGCAAGACACCAGAATTCAGTTTTGGCATTAAGCATCACGAGCTGCGTCCAGACTATACGCCAG cacCCGGCACATATAGTCCTGAAAAATCTAAATTGCACGCGACACCCGCTTTTAGCATCAAAGGCAAAGCAACGCACGATGTGGTTGATGCCACACCAG cCCCTGGCGCATACGAGCCTGAGAAATGTGTGCTTAGTAAAACGCCTGCCTACAGTTTTGGTCAACGTGTTCAAGTCACGAAAACACAAGACACTCCAGCTCCTGGCACGTATCAGCCAGAGAAAGTGCGCTTGGATTATGCTCCCGCCTACACGCTAACAGGTCGTCATGAACTGAAAACTGTAAGCTTTACGCCAGCTCCAGGTTCATATGCTCCGGAAAAGTATCGCACCGATCACACACCAGCATTCAGCTTCGGGGGTAAGCATGAGCAGCGGCTCGATAGCTTCACTCCAGCACCGGGAGACTATTGTCCTGAAAAAGTACGGCACGATCATAATCCTGCTTATTCATTTGCCGGCCGTCATGACACACTCAAAACGAGCGAAACTCCATCACCTGGCACCTATGATTTGGCAAAAGTGCGATTAGATCATAATCCTGCGTTCTCCTTTGCTGGTCGACACGATCTTCAAAAACCAAGTGAGACCCCTGCCCCAGGAGCTTACTATCCAGAGAAAGTTCGTCAGGATCATAATCCGGCTTTCTCCATGGCTGGCAAACATGATCAAAAGATCCTGAATGGCACCCCAGCCCCTGGAGATTACTCTCCAGAAAAGTCCCGCTTAGATCATACTCCCGCTTATAGTTTTGGAGGAAGAAATGATCCTAAAGTAGAAAATAATACTCCTGCTCCTGGTGATTATCACCCTGAGAAGGTTAGACTAGATCACAATCCTGCTTTTTCCTTTGCTGGAAGACATGATCTTCAAAAACCAAGTGAAACCCCAGCTCCTGGAGCATATTCGCCTGAAAAGGTGCGACAAGATCATAATCCTGCATTTTCAATGGCGGGCAAACATGATCCAAAGATCTTGAATGGCACCCCAGCACCAGGAGATTATTCTCCCGAGAAGTCTCGTTTAGACCATACTCCTGCATTTTCCTTTGCTAGTCGTTACGATCTACAAAAACCAAGTGAAACTCCTGCTCCAGGAGCTTACTATCCCGAAAAAGTTCGGCAGGATCACAATCCTGCGTTCTCATTAGGTGGTAAACATGACGCTAAGATCACAAATGGCACGCCAGCACCAGGAGATTACTCCCCAGAAAAAAGTAAACTGGATCACTCTCCAGCCTATACCTTTGGTGGAAAAAATGAACCTAAAGTAGAGAATCACACACCAGCCCCTGGCGATTACCATCCAGAAAAGGTTCGACTGGATCACAATCCCGCTTTCTCTTTCGCTGGTCGACACAATCTTCATAAGACTAGTGATACTCCCGCCCCTGGAGCTTATTCACCTGAAAAGGTCCGACAAGATCATAATCCTGCATTTTCCATGGCTGGAAAGCACGATCCTAAAATTGTTAATGAAACACCAGCCCCTGGAGATTACTCTCCCGAGAAGTCTCGCCTAGATCACAACCCTGCCTTTTCCTTTGGTGGACGTCACGATCTTCAAAAGCCAAGTGATACTCCTGCCCCTGGAGCTTATTCCCCCGGAAAAGTAAGACAAGATTATAATCCTGCATTTTCCATGGCTGGCAAACACGATCCCAAAATCGTTAATGGGACACCAGCCCCTGGAGATTACTCTCCAGAGAAAGCTCGCCTAGATCACAACCCCGCCTATAGCTTTGGAGGAAGGAATGATCACAAAATAGATAATAATACTCCTGCCCCCGGTGATTATCATCCCGAGAAGGTAAGATTAGATCACAATCCTGCCTTTTCATTTGGTGGACGTCACGATCTACAAAAGCCAAGTGATACCCCAGCTCCCGGAGCTTATTCCCCTGAGAAAGTCCGACAAGATCATAATCCCGCATTCTCAATGGCCGGCAAGCATGatccaaaaatactaaacggGACTCCTGCGCCAGGAGATTATTCTCCAGAAAAGTCTCGCATAGATCATAGTCCTGCTTTTTCTTTCGCTGGCCGTCACGATCTTTACAAACCAAGTGAAACCCCCGCTCCAGGAGCTTACTATCCTGAGAAGGTCCGCCAGGATCATAATCCTGCATTCTCTCTAGGTGGGAAACATGATCCTAAGATCTCAAATGACACACCAGCTCCAGGAGATTACTCTCCAGAAAAGAGTAAACTCGATAATACTCCTGCGTACACCTTTGGAGGAAGGAATGATccgaaaattgaaaacaatactCCGGCTCCCGGTGATTACCACCCTGAAAAGGTGCGATTGGACCACAACCCCGCTTTCTCTTTCGCCGGACGCCACGATCTTCAAAAGCCCAGTGAAACCCCAGCTCCAGGAGCTTATTATCCTGAGAAGGTTCGCCAGGATCATAATCCGGCATTCTCGTTAGGTGGCAAGCATGATCCTAAAATCTCAAATGACACACCAGCACCAGGAGATTACTCTCCCGAGAAGTCCCGCTTAGATCATACTCCTGCCTATAGCTTTGGTGGAAGGAATAATCccaaaatagaaaatattactCCCGCCCCCGGTGATTATCACCCAGAGTACGTAAGACTAGATCACAACCCTGCTTTTTCATTTGCTGGTCGTCACGATCTTCAAAAGCCTAGTGAAACCCCAGCTCCAGGAGCTTACTATCCTGAGAAGGTTCGTCAGGATCACAATCCTGCATTCTCGCTAGGTGGTAAATATGATCCTAAGATCTCAAACGACACTCCAGCTCCAGGAGATTACTCTCCAGAAAAGAGTAAGCTTGATAATACCCCTGCGTTCACCTTTGGTGGAAGAAATGATCCGAAAGTTAAAAACAATACTCCCGCCCCCGGTGATTACCACCCGGAGAAGGTTAGACTTGACCACAACCCTGCTTTTTCCTTTGCTGGACGCCACGACCTTCAAAAGCCAAGTGATACACCTGCCCCTGGAGCTTATTCCCCTGAAAAAGTCCGACAAGACCACAATCCTGCATTTTCCATGGCTGGCAAGCACGATCCAAAACTCCAGAACGGCACTCCGGCGCCAGGAGATTACTCCCCAGAGAAATCTCGCCTAGATCATACTCCTGCTTTCTCCTTCGCTGGCCGACACGATCTTCACAAGCCAAGTGAAACCCCTGCTCCAGGAGCTTACTATCCTGAAAAAGTTAGGCAAGATCATAATCCCGCCTTTTCTATCGCTGGCAAACACGATCCTAAACTCGTTAATGGAACCCCAGCTCCAGGAGATTACTCCCCTGAAAAGACCCGCCTTGATCATACTCCAGCCTATAGTTTTGGAGGAAAGAATGATCCGAAAATAGAGAATCCCACGCCAGCCCCTGGTGATTATCACCCAGAAAAAGTTAGACTAGACCACAACCCCGCCTTTTCCTTCGCTGGTCGCCACGATCTTCATAAGCCAAGTGATACCCCTGCTCCTGGAACATACTCTCCAGAGAAGGTCCGACAAGATCATAATCCTGCTTTTTCCATGGCTGGTAAACATGATCCAAAGATCTCAAACGACACACCAGCACCAGGAGACTATTCACCTGAAAAGACACGCCTGGATCATACACCTGCTTACACATTTGGCGGCAAATACGACCCCAAAGTGGACAATCATCAACCAGCGCCATGTGACTACTCGCCCGAGAAAGTTCGTCTTGATCATACACCCGCCTACACAATTGCAGGTCGTACGATCATTGAGCATGTAAGCCATACTCCAGCGCCCTGTGACTACAGACCAGAGAACTGTCAGCTAGATGGCACGCCAGCTTTCACCTTCGGCATGAAACTGCATCGGGAGTATATCAGTGATACACCAG CACCCACTGCATATGAGCcggaaaaacacacacaaaacacaccaGCCTTCACGTTTGGCACGAAAACTGAGATTAAAGTCTCCACCGACGCACCTG CCCCCGGATATTATCATCCCGAGCAATGCAAGCTTGTTAGTTCGCCGGCGTATAGTTTTGGTATTAAGACCTTACCTATGCCGCCTATTCCTG TACGAGGCAATGGCATTGATAGCACCGCCAAAACCacaaccaccacaacaactacTGTCACAGAGAAGTCCATTGTAAATGGCCTCAATGCGGCAGCAAGTCAAGGAGATCAagagacaacaaaaacaatcacaacaaagcacagcagcaacacaaatgGCACCATTTGCACTGATTTTAAGCCCACCAAAAACACAAgcaccacaacaactacaacgacgacaacgaaaaCTCTGGCAAATGAGGATGGGCAACGAGGCAAGTCGGTGCAGACAACGCTGCATCACTCGGCGAGTGGACATTTCCAGGGTGACAATATGCAGGTAACAGCCAGGGGCACAGCTGATGCCACCACGAACAAGTCGGCCAACACGAGCACCCGCACCGTGGTGCAGAAGGATGGCAGCATTGTGACCAGCAGTCAGACGACCAGGTCAAGTAGAGTCAAGTACGCTGTGGAGGCGAGCAGCGTGCAAGAGAAGATCATCAG CTCCTAA
- the LOC132798900 gene encoding uncharacterized protein LOC132798900 isoform X4, with protein sequence MMKKVFFTRKPKAKKKNLGPCTPVRTIRTLTMAGNIEQRPWTPTVRTGRIAAETSNPGPAIVTLPTLIGSKVPDSKKKGAPSYTFGHKLTSRDETTGPGPAQYNVSGLRPKGKDHPRAATLQSRPKELSCFVNPGPGEYDVLPASKAVIDATPKYTFGKKPASAKFQLIPGPNHYQVVPLDVIKPRAPRYSFRIKVNVYLVNNPAPNSYCPEKVTQSRKNAPRYTFGRRTKIQHDLNTPAPGAYCPEKVKLSKTPEFSFGIKHHELRPDYTPAPGTYSPEKSKLHATPAFSIKGKATHDVVDATPAPGAYEPEKCVLSKTPAYSFGQRVQVTKTQDTPAPGTYQPEKVRLDYAPAYTLTGRHELKTVSFTPAPGSYAPEKYRTDHTPAFSFGGKHEQRLDSFTPAPGDYCPEKVRHDHNPAYSFAGRHDTLKTSETPSPGTYDLAKVRLDHNPAFSFAGRHDLQKPSETPAPGAYYPEKVRQDHNPAFSMAGKHDQKILNGTPAPGDYSPEKSRLDHTPAYSFGGRNDPKVENNTPAPGDYHPEKVRLDHNPAFSFAGRHDLQKPSETPAPGAYSPEKVRQDHNPAFSMAGKHDPKILNGTPAPGDYSPEKSRLDHTPAFSFASRYDLQKPSETPAPGAYYPEKVRQDHNPAFSLGGKHDAKITNGTPAPGDYSPEKSKLDHSPAYTFGGKNEPKVENHTPAPGDYHPEKVRLDHNPAFSFAGRHNLHKTSDTPAPGAYSPEKVRQDHNPAFSMAGKHDPKIVNETPAPGDYSPEKSRLDHNPAFSFGGRHDLQKPSDTPAPGAYSPGKVRQDYNPAFSMAGKHDPKIVNGTPAPGDYSPEKARLDHNPAYSFGGRNDHKIDNNTPAPGDYHPEKVRLDHNPAFSFGGRHDLQKPSDTPAPGAYSPEKVRQDHNPAFSMAGKHDPKILNGTPAPGDYSPEKSRIDHSPAFSFAGRHDLYKPSETPAPGAYYPEKVRQDHNPAFSLGGKHDPKISNDTPAPGDYSPEKSKLDNTPAYTFGGRNDPKIENNTPAPGDYHPEKVRLDHNPAFSFAGRHDLQKPSETPAPGAYYPEKVRQDHNPAFSLGGKHDPKISNDTPAPGDYSPEKSRLDHTPAYSFGGRNNPKIENITPAPGDYHPEYVRLDHNPAFSFAGRHDLQKPSETPAPGAYYPEKVRQDHNPAFSLGGKYDPKISNDTPAPGDYSPEKSKLDNTPAFTFGGRNDPKVKNNTPAPGDYHPEKVRLDHNPAFSFAGRHDLQKPSDTPAPGAYSPEKVRQDHNPAFSMAGKHDPKLQNGTPAPGDYSPEKSRLDHTPAFSFAGRHDLHKPSETPAPGAYYPEKVRQDHNPAFSIAGKHDPKLVNGTPAPGDYSPEKTRLDHTPAYSFGGKNDPKIENPTPAPGDYHPEKVRLDHNPAFSFAGRHDLHKPSDTPAPGTYSPEKVRQDHNPAFSMAGKHDPKISNDTPAPGDYSPEKTRLDHTPAYTFGGKYDPKVDNHQPAPCDYSPEKVRLDHTPAYTIAGRTIIEHVSHTPAPCDYRPENCQLDGTPAFTFGMKLHREYISDTPAPTAYEPEKHTQNTPAFTFGTKTEIKVSTDAPEPKGIYIEDRILQRRERRLGSPVRGNGIDSTAKTTTTTTTTVTEKSIVNGLNAAASQGDQETTKTITTKHSSNTNGTICTDFKPTKNTSTTTTTTTTTKTLANEDGQRGKSVQTTLHHSASGHFQGDNMQVTARGTADATTNKSANTSTRTVVQKDGSIVTSSQTTRSSRVKYAVEASSVQEKIISS encoded by the exons atgatGAAAAAA gTATTCTTTACACGGAAACCCAAGGCTAAGAAGAAGAATCTGGGACCCTGTACGCCCGTGAGGACAATACGTACTCTCACAATGGCCGGCAACATCGAACAGCGTCCGTGGACACCAACTGTGCGCACTGGCAGAATTGCCGCAGAAACCTCTAATCCGGGACCAGCCATAGTCACATTGCCCACTCTTATAG GCAGCAAAGTACCGGACTCAAAGAAAAAGGGCGCTCCCTCGTATACGTTTGGTCACAAACTAACCAGCCGGGATGAGACAACAGGACCTGGTCCGGCTCAGTACAATGTGTCGGGCCTACGACCGAAAGGTAAAGATCATCCACGGGCGGCAACCTTACAGAGTCGCCCCAAAGAGCTAAGCTGTTTTGTGAATCCCGGACCTGGGGAATACGATGTCCTGCCAGCGTCCAAGGCTGTCATAGATGCCACGCCCAAGTATACATTTGGCAAGAAGCCAGCGAGCGCAAAGTTTCAATTAATACCAG GTCCCAACCATTATCAAGTGGTGCCACTTGATGTTATTAAGCCGCGCGCGCCTCGATATTCCTTTCGCATTAAGGTTAACGTATACCTAGTTAACAATCCAG CGCCAAATAGCTATTGTCCTGAAAAGGTCACGCAATCAAGAAAGAATGCGCCACGTTACACATTTGGTAGACGAACAAAAATCCAACACGATCTGAATACACCAG CTCCGGGCGCATATTGTCCTGAAAAGGTAAAGCTGAGCAAGACACCAGAATTCAGTTTTGGCATTAAGCATCACGAGCTGCGTCCAGACTATACGCCAG cacCCGGCACATATAGTCCTGAAAAATCTAAATTGCACGCGACACCCGCTTTTAGCATCAAAGGCAAAGCAACGCACGATGTGGTTGATGCCACACCAG cCCCTGGCGCATACGAGCCTGAGAAATGTGTGCTTAGTAAAACGCCTGCCTACAGTTTTGGTCAACGTGTTCAAGTCACGAAAACACAAGACACTCCAGCTCCTGGCACGTATCAGCCAGAGAAAGTGCGCTTGGATTATGCTCCCGCCTACACGCTAACAGGTCGTCATGAACTGAAAACTGTAAGCTTTACGCCAGCTCCAGGTTCATATGCTCCGGAAAAGTATCGCACCGATCACACACCAGCATTCAGCTTCGGGGGTAAGCATGAGCAGCGGCTCGATAGCTTCACTCCAGCACCGGGAGACTATTGTCCTGAAAAAGTACGGCACGATCATAATCCTGCTTATTCATTTGCCGGCCGTCATGACACACTCAAAACGAGCGAAACTCCATCACCTGGCACCTATGATTTGGCAAAAGTGCGATTAGATCATAATCCTGCGTTCTCCTTTGCTGGTCGACACGATCTTCAAAAACCAAGTGAGACCCCTGCCCCAGGAGCTTACTATCCAGAGAAAGTTCGTCAGGATCATAATCCGGCTTTCTCCATGGCTGGCAAACATGATCAAAAGATCCTGAATGGCACCCCAGCCCCTGGAGATTACTCTCCAGAAAAGTCCCGCTTAGATCATACTCCCGCTTATAGTTTTGGAGGAAGAAATGATCCTAAAGTAGAAAATAATACTCCTGCTCCTGGTGATTATCACCCTGAGAAGGTTAGACTAGATCACAATCCTGCTTTTTCCTTTGCTGGAAGACATGATCTTCAAAAACCAAGTGAAACCCCAGCTCCTGGAGCATATTCGCCTGAAAAGGTGCGACAAGATCATAATCCTGCATTTTCAATGGCGGGCAAACATGATCCAAAGATCTTGAATGGCACCCCAGCACCAGGAGATTATTCTCCCGAGAAGTCTCGTTTAGACCATACTCCTGCATTTTCCTTTGCTAGTCGTTACGATCTACAAAAACCAAGTGAAACTCCTGCTCCAGGAGCTTACTATCCCGAAAAAGTTCGGCAGGATCACAATCCTGCGTTCTCATTAGGTGGTAAACATGACGCTAAGATCACAAATGGCACGCCAGCACCAGGAGATTACTCCCCAGAAAAAAGTAAACTGGATCACTCTCCAGCCTATACCTTTGGTGGAAAAAATGAACCTAAAGTAGAGAATCACACACCAGCCCCTGGCGATTACCATCCAGAAAAGGTTCGACTGGATCACAATCCCGCTTTCTCTTTCGCTGGTCGACACAATCTTCATAAGACTAGTGATACTCCCGCCCCTGGAGCTTATTCACCTGAAAAGGTCCGACAAGATCATAATCCTGCATTTTCCATGGCTGGAAAGCACGATCCTAAAATTGTTAATGAAACACCAGCCCCTGGAGATTACTCTCCCGAGAAGTCTCGCCTAGATCACAACCCTGCCTTTTCCTTTGGTGGACGTCACGATCTTCAAAAGCCAAGTGATACTCCTGCCCCTGGAGCTTATTCCCCCGGAAAAGTAAGACAAGATTATAATCCTGCATTTTCCATGGCTGGCAAACACGATCCCAAAATCGTTAATGGGACACCAGCCCCTGGAGATTACTCTCCAGAGAAAGCTCGCCTAGATCACAACCCCGCCTATAGCTTTGGAGGAAGGAATGATCACAAAATAGATAATAATACTCCTGCCCCCGGTGATTATCATCCCGAGAAGGTAAGATTAGATCACAATCCTGCCTTTTCATTTGGTGGACGTCACGATCTACAAAAGCCAAGTGATACCCCAGCTCCCGGAGCTTATTCCCCTGAGAAAGTCCGACAAGATCATAATCCCGCATTCTCAATGGCCGGCAAGCATGatccaaaaatactaaacggGACTCCTGCGCCAGGAGATTATTCTCCAGAAAAGTCTCGCATAGATCATAGTCCTGCTTTTTCTTTCGCTGGCCGTCACGATCTTTACAAACCAAGTGAAACCCCCGCTCCAGGAGCTTACTATCCTGAGAAGGTCCGCCAGGATCATAATCCTGCATTCTCTCTAGGTGGGAAACATGATCCTAAGATCTCAAATGACACACCAGCTCCAGGAGATTACTCTCCAGAAAAGAGTAAACTCGATAATACTCCTGCGTACACCTTTGGAGGAAGGAATGATccgaaaattgaaaacaatactCCGGCTCCCGGTGATTACCACCCTGAAAAGGTGCGATTGGACCACAACCCCGCTTTCTCTTTCGCCGGACGCCACGATCTTCAAAAGCCCAGTGAAACCCCAGCTCCAGGAGCTTATTATCCTGAGAAGGTTCGCCAGGATCATAATCCGGCATTCTCGTTAGGTGGCAAGCATGATCCTAAAATCTCAAATGACACACCAGCACCAGGAGATTACTCTCCCGAGAAGTCCCGCTTAGATCATACTCCTGCCTATAGCTTTGGTGGAAGGAATAATCccaaaatagaaaatattactCCCGCCCCCGGTGATTATCACCCAGAGTACGTAAGACTAGATCACAACCCTGCTTTTTCATTTGCTGGTCGTCACGATCTTCAAAAGCCTAGTGAAACCCCAGCTCCAGGAGCTTACTATCCTGAGAAGGTTCGTCAGGATCACAATCCTGCATTCTCGCTAGGTGGTAAATATGATCCTAAGATCTCAAACGACACTCCAGCTCCAGGAGATTACTCTCCAGAAAAGAGTAAGCTTGATAATACCCCTGCGTTCACCTTTGGTGGAAGAAATGATCCGAAAGTTAAAAACAATACTCCCGCCCCCGGTGATTACCACCCGGAGAAGGTTAGACTTGACCACAACCCTGCTTTTTCCTTTGCTGGACGCCACGACCTTCAAAAGCCAAGTGATACACCTGCCCCTGGAGCTTATTCCCCTGAAAAAGTCCGACAAGACCACAATCCTGCATTTTCCATGGCTGGCAAGCACGATCCAAAACTCCAGAACGGCACTCCGGCGCCAGGAGATTACTCCCCAGAGAAATCTCGCCTAGATCATACTCCTGCTTTCTCCTTCGCTGGCCGACACGATCTTCACAAGCCAAGTGAAACCCCTGCTCCAGGAGCTTACTATCCTGAAAAAGTTAGGCAAGATCATAATCCCGCCTTTTCTATCGCTGGCAAACACGATCCTAAACTCGTTAATGGAACCCCAGCTCCAGGAGATTACTCCCCTGAAAAGACCCGCCTTGATCATACTCCAGCCTATAGTTTTGGAGGAAAGAATGATCCGAAAATAGAGAATCCCACGCCAGCCCCTGGTGATTATCACCCAGAAAAAGTTAGACTAGACCACAACCCCGCCTTTTCCTTCGCTGGTCGCCACGATCTTCATAAGCCAAGTGATACCCCTGCTCCTGGAACATACTCTCCAGAGAAGGTCCGACAAGATCATAATCCTGCTTTTTCCATGGCTGGTAAACATGATCCAAAGATCTCAAACGACACACCAGCACCAGGAGACTATTCACCTGAAAAGACACGCCTGGATCATACACCTGCTTACACATTTGGCGGCAAATACGACCCCAAAGTGGACAATCATCAACCAGCGCCATGTGACTACTCGCCCGAGAAAGTTCGTCTTGATCATACACCCGCCTACACAATTGCAGGTCGTACGATCATTGAGCATGTAAGCCATACTCCAGCGCCCTGTGACTACAGACCAGAGAACTGTCAGCTAGATGGCACGCCAGCTTTCACCTTCGGCATGAAACTGCATCGGGAGTATATCAGTGATACACCAG CACCCACTGCATATGAGCcggaaaaacacacacaaaacacaccaGCCTTCACGTTTGGCACGAAAACTGAGATTAAAGTCTCCACCGACGCACCTG AACCTAAAGGTATTTACATCGAAGATCGTATACTCCAACGACGTGAACGGCGCTTGGGAAGTCCCG TACGAGGCAATGGCATTGATAGCACCGCCAAAACCacaaccaccacaacaactacTGTCACAGAGAAGTCCATTGTAAATGGCCTCAATGCGGCAGCAAGTCAAGGAGATCAagagacaacaaaaacaatcacaacaaagcacagcagcaacacaaatgGCACCATTTGCACTGATTTTAAGCCCACCAAAAACACAAgcaccacaacaactacaacgacgacaacgaaaaCTCTGGCAAATGAGGATGGGCAACGAGGCAAGTCGGTGCAGACAACGCTGCATCACTCGGCGAGTGGACATTTCCAGGGTGACAATATGCAGGTAACAGCCAGGGGCACAGCTGATGCCACCACGAACAAGTCGGCCAACACGAGCACCCGCACCGTGGTGCAGAAGGATGGCAGCATTGTGACCAGCAGTCAGACGACCAGGTCAAGTAGAGTCAAGTACGCTGTGGAGGCGAGCAGCGTGCAAGAGAAGATCATCAG CTCCTAA